The genomic region ACCAAATTAAATCTTGattcttcttttataatttaatcaaattgaagaaaaagtaGACACAAACTGAATTAATCGCGTTGAAATTacgataaaataataactcgTTTATAAGTACTCGTAATAACAAACGTGAAGTTAGCCACTTTACCACATCTTTAAGGTAGTACTCGTAGATGGAGCTAAtagtataataatataatagtattttagtttttgttatatttgtttatttgaaatagaTGAAATTGTTTTAGTTATCTCAagaatatcttaaaaaattaatattattaatttaattgattttatcacctgaaattttaatcttcaatttcttgTCATTTTGAGGTTCttgtgtcaaatgtcaaaatgacatttacgATTTTGTTGTCAAactaaaatgaataaaattttgttacaaagtaaaattaaaaaggatttttgGAGGAATTgggtcaaaattaaaatctatttgCTTTGTTTGAGGTCACCGAGAAATTAAAAGTCTTTTTCCAATCGAATAAAGGCCGATTTATCGTCGTCTACGTTAAGCAAGGTTAGAAAACAAGGTTTTCTTCAATTAGAGCAACATCAAAATCATCtgataaatatttatggaCAGCTGTACGTGTTTCGCTTCGTCCCTCTTCGTTTTATTCTTCGAAGTCGCTCTCAAAATAAGAAGCTCAAATCTCCTTGTATACCGTTGCAAAGTTAACAAGAAATTGGTGAAGAAGTGATCAAGAAACTGTTTTAGAATTAACTTAAGTGAATTTAAAATCAGCcgagaataaagaaaaataaaaaaatctcgtTAAATCCTTAATTGTCGATTTTGTAAGAACGGTTTTTCCTCGAGTTTACCGTTTTTTACGGCTCATTGTTTGATTGCGATACTCGCGCGTCATGCGTTATATAAacgatttcttctttaaacaataaatcagattttcttttcaaagtagtgtttcattatttttaactaGCAGGAATGTTGAGTagatattttgagataaaataagAACCCGTTAATCGGTATGACGACAATGACTTCGGAACAAGAAGGAAGCGGAATCGCGATCGATTTCTCtcttaaaaagtaaaacttGAAAAGAGAAATTTTTCCGTCTCGGTCCGACAACAACGAATCGGTTTCTTCCTGATACCGTTGCAACTTAACATcaaaagaaacgatttatcaAACGAAAAGGCCGTTAATCAAAGTTATTTACGAAGAATTTCATTAAAAGGTTACATTTGAAACTGTGCtaagaagaaattttataaggtTTTTAAAAAGCAATAACAATAAACCGGGAGCGGGCTGGTTTCGCTCAAAATCGGTGATTAACTGGCTAATAATTAGCGGATTTGTTTGGGTTTTAGGGAACCTGGCCTATATTAATTAACAGTAATTAAATTGGGATCGTATAAACACGAGATTTTGGCATTAACCggatcttattattattttttttaattttaatcaaaaaacatctattttattttttaggttatcttttaattgtcatttttattgaaacgtCAATAAAATTGCCAAcctaaatttcataaaaatcaaAGTTAccaaaataattcaattttgagGTTTTAATGGTactcataaaattatttatgtggattaattaattaatataagcTGATACCAATGtataataacatattaaaatttaaaaacacaaagaTCTCTCGATACCTTTCCAGGTGTTATTTGGCATCCTtccaaaaaaacatttttttaataaccgcTCTCTTATATTTTGCAGGAACCGGACGAGAGCAGACACAGTCAGCGACCGACTCCGGAGCCGTTCAaatcacaacaaaaaaaaataaagataaatttcaaGATGCAACTGGCTCATCTGGCTCTAGTACTTCTCTCCGTGACATCATCGATTCCCGGTCATCCAACAAAACCGTTGGATGAACGAAGTACCGAGCTTGCATGGCTCATTCTTGTCCAGAACAACGAAACCGATAGTGGACCACGGAGAAGAGTTGTTCCAAAATCGGTGTTTATCGCGCCAAATTTCGATCGACCCTGCCCAAATGGCATGAAAAAAGTTAATGGGGTTTGCAGAACTTCGCACGAATTGAACACCGTGGAACAATTAGATTTTTTGTACCAAAAGTTACAATTACAATTGGGGGGGTCTATCAACGATGGTCCCGCACAATTTCATATTCCAATACCGAGGGAAACTCATGATGATTCTAATTTTGATTCCGGTAAGTTTTCAAAAACcaattctacaaaaaaaatcaaaattttaattgaaattaacttACCCAGAAGTTTATACGTTAAGTTCATATTATTGTAATTGCGTACCAAATTTGAGGTTGTATACGTGCAACTTAATTTCATCAAGTTGATGAATTTATCATCactgaaataaactttatcgTCGTTCTCAACTAATTGAGGTTAAAACTGACAGTTCAATTAAAACATAGATAACCTCACTTATTATTTGgcgaaaagaaaatgtttgatgaaaattttcggtaaaatttcaattttccaTCTCATCCAAGCCGGAAAATGGAATTTTAATCGATATGTAACGTCtaaatcgaaaatgttatccaAAAACTGCGCactaaaaatttaagttgtcaaaaatttaatttgattttgtgatGATAGAGGGCTCTAGGTAATTATTACGCAGAAATTaagattataattataaattaatttattaaaaatgtccgcctataaatttaattcataaaaaaaatgatgtatttgaaatatatagttgaaattaatcaaaaatattaataaaataaattttgtttatgttgGTTATACTTTTAAATACGCGATTGATtcacaataaataaatcgaataatttaaattgagttaatattagatttaattctgcgtattttctttttaaatgtgattaaatcaaattgaTAAATTCAAGTAAATCACTTATGTTATAAATGTGTGGTAGCCCTGTTTTTCAATTTGACAAATTGATTTACATAACTTCACTTTTTTGGTTGTATTTGGATGAAATAagtaataatgaataaataaatgttgttgTAAAATCCATAACGTCCTATaagatatgaaaatttgttttcagAGACCACGGAACGATCAATACTTTCACAGATCACAACAACGGAGGTCGGCACAACAACAGACATCACCACCATGACTCCTCCACAGGAATCGACCACAACCAACACACCTACAACCACCGAGTGGTTCACAACCGACAAACAAACCACCACGGAACCGATTTTCACAACGACAACAACGGGAACGACGATAACATCAACGGAAACGATAATAGATTCTACTACGACAGAAATACCCCAATACACGGCAGAAACCGACTCGTTCACAACGTTCACGGTTCCGTTGGTTTATGGAGATGAAAAGACGGATAATTTTGGCTCTCCGATAAGCACGGATTTGTTTGGAATGGTAAACGATAATGATAATTTGCAATATCATGATGTTTTTGCTTCATATAGTAGACCGGAAAGGGATCACCGATACTTTAATCACCGGAATAGGGATAAAAATTTGTGGAAATTTAACCCCCCGTGGCGGGAAACACCTGATAATACCGTTGTTTTAGTTCCGAAGAGGAATAATGACCAGGACAGTTTGTACCGGAGGTTATTACATGAACAATTATCGTATCTTCTTCGAAAGAATAGATGATAACACTAAACTAAATTGAGGAAAAGTAATAAACTGAAAAATTATCGTGTGTAAATATTCACTCGCTATAAATCTAATtgattactattattattattattacaaatgttataatttgtctgtatttatttatttatttgattagatccttctatatatatatttttttcaattttatttaattgtacaTATCATCTCCAGTATTTCATGTACTTACTATTTACCATGTTCGAATAAACTTATCCCACAGAGAAGTGCCAAAAAATCACACATCACatctttttttgtaactatGTTGTAAGATATCTATgtgtattattaatatattatatgtgTAACAAAgtctatatatatttgtaaatgtacaactttattaattaataataaaaataaacaaataaaaacatgactgtttattattatgtcattattattgttgttagATACATTTCAAGTCTTAAAAgaatagaaaaacttttaattaactcTTTCCGCTTAAGCGAGTAcaaataacttaattatttgttaaaaactataattaattaactaaacTCCTTCATCGTTTAAATAAGATGTAGCTATTCTTTCGAGATCGTCCAGACTCAAACTTCGCACCTTCTCCTGAAAATCTTTCATAAACTCCTCAATAATCACGTTCGTTTGATCTTCcgtgtaataatttttaaagaaccTCGCCAAAACCACATTAAGAGACTCCGGTTTCTTAATCACTAAATGTAACTTAGtcccatcttttattaatGGATAAAAACTGATCGTTTTTTCGTCGAGGAGTGGTTTACCGTACAAAATTAGGGTTTGTTGTGCTGTTGGAACTTTTAGGTCTGTCTCAATTTGTTTCTTAACCTCGCGGATTTTCGTATTTTCGTGCACTTCCATTATACAACCGTCACCTCGTATCactttaatgaatattttcatttcaaaCGGTTTATTTTAACGAAACTGAATAagatttatctaaaaaaatctaaatttgacGTGATATTGAAGTTTAATGTCGCTTgtgtcaaattattttaaggttatgttggCGTTCGCAACCCGTTTTACACCCAAGCTAAAGTGGTTGCATATTTcgatatttttaggttaagttattaataaaaatgtttaaaaaatatgttcgATTTATTTCCACGACTTTAATTAAGCAAAAAGTCGTACCGAATAATTTAAAAGGCAAAAAAGTGAGTTCGCAACAATGGTTAACGAGGCAATTAAACGATCCTTATGTGGAAAAAGCGAAAATGATGAATTATAggttagaaaacaaaattaaaaacttattgtttatataaattaattcttttctaGGTGTAGGAGTGCTTTTAAATTGATCGAAATGAACgataaatacaattttcttcaaccaaaaaatatagttattGATTGTGGCGCTTCTCCGGGATCTTGGACTCAAGTTGCTATTCacaaagttaaattaaaaaacgaagGAGTTGTTATTGCCATCgataaacaacaaatttaccCAATTGAGGGTGCAATAATATTTGGAAATTCTGATTTTACCAACGCCGAAACTCAAGGGAACATCTTAAAAATTCTTCAAGGTGAAAAAGTGGACGTTGTTTTATCGGATATGGCCCCAAGTGCTACAGGAATTAAAGAAATGGACGATgagaatattttaaagttatgtTACAGTGTTTTAAGGTTTGCGATCATTAACGGGAAAAAAGGTGGAACAATTTTGGTTAAGATGTGGCAGTGTGGAGAATCGAAACAATTCGAGAGTgatcttttaaagttttacgACAATGTTAAgataattaaaccaaaatcaAGCCGGAAAGATTCGagtgaaatttattttttagggaGAGGTTTTAAAGGGGttctaaatcaataattttttctaaaataaaataaatatttattaaatgttgttgttatttaataaacatgaatcgtatttattattttaatttttttcaattaaattgaggttatgttgattaattgaattaaggttatgttgattaattgataattacgtattttaattttaataaattcacataatatttaaaatttacgagTTAATAACActtatattttgtaataatgtttattagcGAAATATTTAGCTGCAAttccaataaaaattacaatggAAATACAAACTAACCTCTTTAACGGCGCGTAATTTCGcttttttaacaaagttgttaaaaagtttaatttgaaATCGTTATAAGGTGGATATCGAGCTGAAGAAATGTTTTCGACGATtggattaaaacttttttgaagaCAACTTTTTTTATGTGTAAATGTATCGAAGGAGTATTTTCCGTGATAATGTCCCATTCCGGAATATCCAACTCCACCGAATGGTAACGAAGGTGTAAGGAAATGCATTAATGTATCGTTTATTACGACCCCTCCCGCGGATATTTCCTCCAAGAAGtgatcaataattttttggtgtgatgaaaaaatgtataaagcTAGAGGTTTTTCTCGGGATTTTATGAATCTGATAGCTTCTTCGTGAGTTCCTACACTAATAATTGGGAGGATTGGCCCAAAAATTTCTTCTTGCATAATCGGATCGGTTGGTTTTACTTCAGTGATGATCGTtggtgatataaaattttctgtgGAATCCGTTTCACCACCGATAACAATGtttgtgttttttattaaattagtgaGCCTCTCAAActgtttgttattaattattctgCAATAATCAGGCGATTGTTTCGGGTTTTCCCCATAAAAttctttcaaaacttttttagaaatctccaaaaaattcttttccacTTCTTTATTACACAAGATATAATCTGGAGCTATACAAGTTTGTCCAGCATTAACACATTTACCccacaaaattcttttaactGTTAGTTCCATGTTAACAGCATCATCAATATAAACAGGACTTTTTCCACCTAACTCTAACGTAACGGGGGTTAAGTGCTTATTTGCGGCTGCATGAACGATTCGACCAACAACTGTTGAGCCGGTATAAAAGATATAATCAAATCTTTCTTCTAAAAGAGCCGTCGTTTCGGGGATACCCCCACAAACGACTTTGTAGCATTCATAATCGAGATATTTCGGGattaatctttcaaaaatcttGGCTGACTCAGCGGCTACTTCAgatggttttaaaataacgCAATTCCCAGCCGCGATAGCGCCGATTGCGGGTGCCCCTAAGAGTTGCATCGGATAATTCCAAGTCCCCACAATCAAAACAACCCCATAAGGTTCCTTATAAATGTAAACACCATCGAATAAATTAGCCACATCTTTAGTTGGGGTGTCAGGTTTCGACCATTTCtcaacattcattaaaaactcTTTTATCTCATTTGTAACAACGTTAATCTCACCTGTAAGTGATTCTTGTTTGCATTttgataaatctttttttagaGCTTCCAAAATATCTTCTGTATTCTCTTCATATAATCTTAAAAGTCCTTTTAACGCTTTTATTCGAAACGAAATCGGCTTTGTTTTTCCATTTTCAAACACTTTTCTTGTTGATTCCACCAATTCTTTATAAGACATTGTTGTTTTTCTGTgaataatacataaattaatgAGGAACAGCTGgtataaaatcgataaatACCTTTTTCGCGTCTAATACGTGTAACTTCAACACAAGTACCACTTTCTATCTACAAATCCAAAGGCACTTTGTACAAATTACGTCAAATAGATAAGAAATCGGTGTGAAAACTTGCCGTTTCTAAACGAATACCGAAACGTTGAACAATACCATGCGAAGTATTTAAGGGAATCAATTGAGTTCGTGTTAAATTAAAGGTCATTGCTTTGTTATGTCTGgtttttgttctttatttgGAATGAGGTGAAGAAGTAGGTTaagaaattatgaattaataaaatcttaacTTATAATATTTCTGTATTTACCAAGTttttttacaaacaatttattaacaatatacGCAAAAAACTGCTGttcattaaatcatttaatatgTAAATTATCTGCATAATGAGTTTGTCATGTTTTTGcattaattaaatatgttactttttttaaatgaattctTTCAGGTGTTATCTATAAAGGTTTCTACATAAATATTTGTACGTTAAAACGGTTTAAAATGTAAgttgtacaaaaaataaaattcttaaattaattGTGGTATTACCCCTAACAGATAGGCAACAATGTGTACATACACAAGGacaataatgattaatttttaatgttaaattactAGTAAATTTAAGGTATTTCTCCTACTGGTCGAGTTTTGGAGTTCGAACTTCCGTTCATATCATTCTCCAGTAACATAGTTTCTTTTGAttctatttcttattatatGATATCTTCCCTCTTCAGTTCCATCAAACTGCCCCGTGGtttgttaatttatgaatTCACACAGTAACAAATGTGTATATGGACAAATGTTTACATATAAAacgatattattaatttctcaTATTGTATATCATATCGTAGATGTTGTTGGTCTCTTTTCTATACAGGTTTTAGTTTATTCGAAATTTCTGCGATTAGAGGACGAGATTTTAACTTAAACCTCAAAGtgacataaccttaaaaacaacataacctaaaaagctgtaacaaaaattttttaatttaatatttagctaaatattcaacaatttttttaataattgatattTCGTGCAATTTTTTAAgcgaaatcattaaaaaataatttaattttgtaaataattaaataagaacTTAAATATCAATGAATCCTTTTCAAAGGATTGCTGTCTCATCTagggtttttttgaaatttttagtaactagaataaattaaaaagtcacaaaaaattttttcctggTGCCTAAAATCGCATTAAATGAATAATAGCGCAATAGAAACgtattttgtttgatttttcgatttaattacaccttttcttgtaataattttatgaataaatacaTCAGTTaggtttaaatgtcaaaaaactgtttaatttagaCGATTGTCATTAGATGGAGTGACCAACtatgaatgaaaataaataattttaaattgtaaaattaattaaatttgatttatttttaatatcgttattaaataatattttttaaacatttatttttaattgaacctAACTggcttcataaaaaaattaacctaCTCCACCGCCTTATTTGgcattataacctcaaagaaaaatggttaccttttttgacaaatgtcatttttgacagttaaagttcttaataatttaacttcaAAGTCGTTTAACTTAACTTTTTATTGActtatttctaattatttaCAGCAAAAGCGTgtaaataaatcgaaaatatgtTAATACGTCGAGTATTATCCTCAATAATGTTGAggtaaattgtttttaatacttGACTTTGatactaaaataataataatcttgtTATTGTTTCCGTATAATCACACAGAATGAGACGACGAGTTTTTATCGTTTCTCTTAAGGTTCCTTTTGTATGTTTTTCTCGTGATCGAGATATGTATACCGTCATAACTCGACCATTTCGAGTACGCAAActcaattttatctaattataGCTGCGCACTAACACTATAAATCGCCAGTTTGGTGTTTGTACACATTGGACTTGGTTGACTTGGTTTCTTTGTTACAGAAAATCCAATTTAAAAGTAATCTTAAAGGCGCGTCTACATTTGGAGCAACTTGGAACCGTCGTCATCGAAAGAAAGCAAGTTTTGGGACTAATTGAGTTTAAACCGTCAATAAGTAAtaattggaataaaataaaatcgtttataaacataatttttaatttaatttttagtaacCATGACGAAGACGCCCCAAGAAATTGTGAAATCAGCAAGAGAAGCGTTTGATTCTGGTAAAACGATACCGTTGGAGTTCCGTGAGAAGCAACTAAAAAGTTTGTTAAGGATGTATGAAGAAAACGAGGAGGAGATGTTGGAGGCGCTAAAGCAAGACTTAAATAAAAGTCGGATGGAGGCTACTTTAACGGaaataagtattttaaagATGGATATTAAGGAgcaaataacaaatttaaaggaGTGGGCGAAGCCGGAAAAGCCCCCAAAACCCGTTGCGAACATAATGGATGAAGCTTTGATTTATAAAGATCCTTATGGTGTTGTTCTTGTAATAAGCGCTTGGAATTATCCAATTAATTTGGCATTTCTCCCGGTAACTGGCGCAATCGCCGCTGGAAACTGTGTAATCATAAAGCCATCAGAAATATCTCCAGCATCAGCCGAATTTGTCCGAAAAACGCTTCCAAAATACTTAGATAACGAGTGTTATCAAGTCATGTGCGGCGGAGTACCTGAAACATCGcaacttttaaaagaaaaattcgaTTACATCTTTTTCACAGGAAGTACTCACATTGGCAAAATAGTTTACGCCGCGGCCAACGAGAATTTAACCCCGGTTACTTTAGAATTAGGCGGAAAAAGTCCCGTTTTTATCGATGACGATACAAATATCGATGTGGCAACTCGAAGAATTTTGTGGGGGAAATGCATGAATGCTGGACAAACTTGTATAGCCCCGGATTATATTTTGTGCTCAAAAAAGACTCAAGATAAATTCGTAGAAACCGCCAAAAAGATTTTGAAGGAATGGTACGGGGATAACCCGCAAAAATCCGACGATCTTTGCAGGATCGTAAGCGATCAACACTTTAAAAGAGTTTCAAAGTATTTAAAAGATAACGGGAAAATTGCGACTGGGGGGAAATGCGACGCTGATGATAAATTTGTCGAACCAACGATTTTAATTGATGTTAAACCGAACGATCCCGTTATGCAAGATGAAATTTTCGGCCCAATTCTCCCAATTTTAACCGTACACGATTCGAAGGAAGCGATCGATTTTATTAGGCAACGAGAAAAGCCCCTCGCGATGTATATTTTCTCAGAAAACCGACCAACGATCGATAAATTTCTTCGAAACACTTCATCCGGTGGGGTTTGCGTCAATGATACTTTAATGCATCTCGGGCTTTCAACGCTTCCATTTGGAGGAGTTGGTTCCAGCGGAATGGGCCATTACCATGGAAAATATACATTCGATACTTTTGTACACAGAAAAAGTATCTTggtgaaaaatttaaacatgatTGGGGAGAAGATCTTAAGCAGCAGATACCCACCTTATTCtcaatcaaaattaaagcGACTCCAAATGGCATTGGAGAAAACCCAATtcgaaatcaaattaaaatatgttcCTTATATGTTAATTTTTGGGTTGGGGCTGATCACTTCGTTTTTAGCTAggtattttgttgaaaaacaGAAATTCcgttcttaataaaattaatttcttgcatttatttacttttattcaTCGTTTTGTAGTCAAAAATATAggtttatgtttataaatgtctttttttttctttttaattaccCATTTATTACATACAGACCTTGACTTGGGATTACGTACAACAACGGAAATGTTGATGAATGCACACATTCCGTGTTGTGGCATTACTCAGCAATTTTAGTGATTGATAATGGTTTAAAACCTCTTATTtactaaaaacaatttaagaTAACGATGTTATTTACAGAgatcaatttaaataatcataacaacaaagtttattaaaattaagaagtaatttttagcacGATCACTctgcattaaattttctttaaaatgctttttattttaatgcgATATCTcatttcattcttgagatacaatttgtttaatttcaattgtaaatataatttgatttaaaaattttggaatGTAGGCAACCCAAATTACTTCATTGTAAtttaagttcttttttaattatttacaaaattaaattattttataatgatttcGCTAAAAAATTGCATGagaaatcaattattaaaaaaatggttgAATATTTAgctaaatattaaattgaaaaattttagttaCAGCTtcttaggttatgttatttttaaggttatgtcaTTTTGAAGTTTGAAGCATAAGTTAAAATGTCGTCCTCTAATCGTagaaatttacaataaactGAAACCTGCTATCCCAAACCTGTATGGAAAGGAGACTAACAATATCCACGGTATGGAATATAATACCAGAACATTTTCACCGTCAATGCAAGCATTTATTCCTCGATCATGCACAGATCTTAAATCGGTTGTTGaagtattaatattaatgagtACGATGGATAAAAAATTGGATAACAAGAAAACGTTGAGGTACATTtacactttattattattattataaacatcaaagtcaagtattaaaaacaatttacttCGATTTCATTGGAGATAATACTCGATGTATtaacactttttgatttatttatacgCTTTTGctgtaaataattataaataactcgataaaaagttaaattacgTGACTTTGAAGTTAAATTAAGAActttaattgtcaaaaaagataACAATTTCTCTTGAGGTTATAATGCCAAATAGGGCAGTGAAGtaggttaatttttttatgaagccAGTTaggttcaattaaaaataaatgtttaaaataatattgtttaataacgatattaaaaatcaaatttaattaattttacaatttaaaattatttattttcatacatAGTTGGTGACTCCATCTAATGACAACCGCCTGaattaaaccattttttgacatttaaactcaagtaatgtatttattcataaaattattataaaaaaaggtgtaattaaacaattaaaccGAAAAATCAAACtaaatacaattttgtttacgtctttatttatttgacGTGATTTTAGGCACCAGGAAAAGATTTGTTGTGACTTTTTAACTTATTCTAGttactaaaaatatcaaaaaaaaaccctAGACGATAATAGACAAGGTTAAAAAAACTGTCATTGCGTTCAACacaaataatttgaaatatcaaTAAACTGAAATAGCAGGTTTTAATGCGATATCTcatttaattattgagatacaacttttttaatttccattataactatattttaaattaaaactttttgaatgtAGGCAACCCAAATTACGTCATtgttatttaagttattttttaataatttatacattACATACATTtacactttattattatttaatcttacattttaacatttaaactgTCTTCTTCGCCGCTTAATCCCGGTCCTAAAGCATTCCTCAATTTCTcccaaaattgtttttgtttattttccgTAGGATCCCATTGTAAATAAATCCTGGTTTTCATAAGATACTTCAACATCGGGCTTATATTACCACTCGAAATATTCCCCAATTTAATCATAATCAAGGAATCA from Onthophagus taurus isolate NC chromosome 5, IU_Otau_3.0, whole genome shotgun sequence harbors:
- the LOC111426285 gene encoding uncharacterized protein — protein: MQLAHLALVLLSVTSSIPGHPTKPLDERSTELAWLILVQNNETDSGPRRRVVPKSVFIAPNFDRPCPNGMKKVNGVCRTSHELNTVEQLDFLYQKLQLQLGGSINDGPAQFHIPIPRETHDDSNFDSETTERSILSQITTTEVGTTTDITTMTPPQESTTTNTPTTTEWFTTDKQTTTEPIFTTTTTGTTITSTETIIDSTTTEIPQYTAETDSFTTFTVPLVYGDEKTDNFGSPISTDLFGMVNDNDNLQYHDVFASYSRPERDHRYFNHRNRDKNLWKFNPPWRETPDNTVVLVPKRNNDQDSLYRRLLHEQLSYLLRKNR
- the LOC111426320 gene encoding ubiquitin, with product MKIFIKVIRGDGCIMEVHENTKIREVKKQIETDLKVPTAQQTLILYGKPLLDEKTISFYPLIKDGTKLHLVIKKPESLNVVLARFFKNYYTEDQTNVIIEEFMKDFQEKVRSLSLDDLERIATSYLNDEGV
- the LOC111426301 gene encoding rRNA methyltransferase 2, mitochondrial, which encodes MFKKYVRFISTTLIKQKVVPNNLKGKKVSSQQWLTRQLNDPYVEKAKMMNYRCRSAFKLIEMNDKYNFLQPKNIVIDCGASPGSWTQVAIHKVKLKNEGVVIAIDKQQIYPIEGAIIFGNSDFTNAETQGNILKILQGEKVDVVLSDMAPSATGIKEMDDENILKLCYSVLRFAIINGKKGGTILVKMWQCGESKQFESDLLKFYDNVKIIKPKSSRKDSSEIYFLGRGFKGVLNQ
- the LOC111426280 gene encoding aldehyde dehydrogenase, dimeric NADP-preferring-like gives rise to the protein MTKTPQEIVKSAREAFDSGKTIPLEFREKQLKSLLRMYEENEEEMLEALKQDLNKSRMEATLTEISILKMDIKEQITNLKEWAKPEKPPKPVANIMDEALIYKDPYGVVLVISAWNYPINLAFLPVTGAIAAGNCVIIKPSEISPASAEFVRKTLPKYLDNECYQVMCGGVPETSQLLKEKFDYIFFTGSTHIGKIVYAAANENLTPVTLELGGKSPVFIDDDTNIDVATRRILWGKCMNAGQTCIAPDYILCSKKTQDKFVETAKKILKEWYGDNPQKSDDLCRIVSDQHFKRVSKYLKDNGKIATGGKCDADDKFVEPTILIDVKPNDPVMQDEIFGPILPILTVHDSKEAIDFIRQREKPLAMYIFSENRPTIDKFLRNTSSGGVCVNDTLMHLGLSTLPFGGVGSSGMGHYHGKYTFDTFVHRKSILVKNLNMIGEKILSSRYPPYSQSKLKRLQMALEKTQFEIKLKYVPYMLIFGLGLITSFLARYFVEKQKFRS